A genome region from Kaistia algarum includes the following:
- a CDS encoding bile acid:sodium symporter family protein, translated as MLAVLLIPGVPSMKIRGVSIDGFLLALVAVVALAIAFPGPGSSNGFLHMKEVATYGVAVIFFLYGLTLAPEKMKAGISHWRLHLCVQLCTFVLFPLVVLVIGTPLKGFIPEAVWIGFFYIAALPSTVSSSVAMTSIAHGNVPVAIFNATLSSLIGVFATPALMAWFLSRAGIDIPLLPVIGKIVLLVLVPMILGQVARHWLHGWAHRHNKQIKLADRAIILAIVYNSFSDSVVEGVWQGHDALLIVEIIVGVIALFYVVYYLMKIPCRLLGFDRADTIACLFCASKKSLATGVPLAPVIFAGNPAIGLIIAPIMLYHFCQLVIVSFIANGHARTALADPGGL; from the coding sequence GTGCTGGCCGTCCTCCTCATTCCGGGCGTCCCTTCCATGAAAATTCGCGGTGTCTCGATCGACGGCTTTCTTTTGGCTCTCGTTGCCGTCGTCGCTCTGGCCATCGCATTTCCGGGGCCGGGATCGAGCAACGGCTTTCTGCACATGAAGGAAGTGGCGACCTATGGCGTCGCCGTGATCTTCTTCCTGTACGGGTTGACGCTGGCGCCGGAGAAGATGAAGGCCGGCATCAGCCACTGGCGGCTGCATCTTTGCGTCCAGCTCTGCACCTTCGTGCTGTTTCCGCTCGTCGTTCTGGTGATCGGTACGCCGCTCAAGGGCTTCATCCCCGAAGCCGTCTGGATCGGCTTCTTCTATATCGCCGCCCTGCCGTCGACCGTCTCGTCCTCGGTCGCGATGACTTCGATCGCTCATGGCAATGTGCCGGTGGCGATCTTCAATGCGACGCTGTCGAGCCTGATCGGCGTTTTCGCCACGCCGGCGCTCATGGCCTGGTTCCTGTCGAGGGCGGGCATCGACATTCCGCTCCTGCCGGTCATCGGCAAGATCGTACTGCTCGTTCTCGTGCCGATGATCCTCGGCCAGGTCGCGCGACACTGGCTGCATGGCTGGGCGCATCGCCACAACAAGCAGATCAAGCTCGCCGACCGGGCGATCATCCTGGCGATCGTCTACAACTCATTTTCGGATTCCGTCGTCGAAGGAGTCTGGCAGGGGCATGACGCGCTTCTGATCGTCGAGATCATCGTCGGCGTCATCGCGCTCTTCTACGTCGTCTACTATCTGATGAAGATCCCTTGCCGACTGCTGGGCTTCGACCGGGCGGACACGATTGCCTGCCTGTTCTGCGCCTCGAAGAAGTCGCTCGCGACCGGCGTGCCGCTGGCGCCGGTCATCTTCGCCGGCAACCCGGCGATCGGCCTGATCATCGCGCCGATCATGCTCTATCATTTCTGCCAGTTGGTCATTGTCAGCTTCATCGCTAACGGGCATGCTCGCACCGCCCTGGCCGATCCCGGTGGTCTCTGA
- a CDS encoding DUF1289 domain-containing protein, which translates to MITPCIKLCALDAERRACLGCGRTLAEIAGWSSFSDGERARIMTELASRLAKLAKPEPA; encoded by the coding sequence ATGATCACGCCCTGCATCAAGCTCTGTGCGCTCGATGCGGAACGGCGCGCCTGCCTCGGCTGCGGACGGACGCTCGCCGAAATCGCCGGCTGGTCTTCGTTCAGCGACGGAGAACGCGCCCGGATCATGACCGAGCTCGCGTCACGCCTTGCCAAATTGGCAAAACCCGAGCCGGCCTAG
- the cobS gene encoding adenosylcobinamide-GDP ribazoletransferase → MQPYLRNVLGRDLAAATAFLTVVPSMGDEAKSGQLPDFRRAARAFPLVGALVGAVGGIVLLLASALHLPPLAAALLAVVATIALTGALHEDGLADTFDGLAGGRTIERRLEIMRDSRIGTYGALALVLSVGLRVALLAAYLPASPWQGALALVATEAIGRTAIVWLWSNEPPARPDGLAATLGAPDQEAMGAALVIGAGIGMIAGSLTAGVFAALISLAAAALATVVTADWSRRRIGGRTGDILGAAEQLAALASLLALAAFR, encoded by the coding sequence ATGCAGCCCTATCTCCGAAACGTGCTCGGACGCGACCTCGCCGCAGCGACCGCGTTCCTGACCGTCGTTCCGTCCATGGGCGACGAAGCCAAGAGCGGGCAACTTCCTGATTTCCGCCGCGCCGCTCGCGCCTTCCCCCTTGTCGGGGCGCTTGTCGGGGCTGTGGGGGGCATCGTACTGCTGCTTGCCTCGGCGCTGCATCTTCCGCCGCTCGCAGCAGCATTGCTGGCCGTGGTCGCGACGATCGCGCTCACCGGCGCGCTGCACGAGGACGGCCTCGCCGACACGTTCGATGGCCTTGCTGGCGGGCGCACGATCGAGCGGCGCCTCGAAATCATGCGCGACAGCCGCATCGGCACCTATGGCGCGCTGGCGCTGGTCCTTTCGGTCGGCCTGCGCGTCGCCCTGCTCGCAGCCTATCTGCCGGCCTCGCCCTGGCAAGGCGCGCTGGCCCTCGTCGCCACCGAGGCGATCGGCCGCACGGCGATCGTCTGGCTCTGGTCGAATGAGCCACCGGCGCGGCCGGATGGGCTCGCCGCGACGCTCGGCGCGCCGGACCAGGAGGCGATGGGAGCGGCGCTCGTCATCGGAGCGGGTATCGGCATGATCGCCGGATCGCTGACAGCCGGCGTTTTCGCGGCGCTCATATCGCTCGCCGCCGCGGCGCTTGCGACTGTCGTCACGGCCGATTGGAGCCGGCGACGCATCGGCGGACGAACCGGCGACATTCTCGGCGCGGCCGAGCAGCTCGCCGCCCTCGCCTCCTTGCTCGCGTTGGCGGCGTTCCGATGA
- the cobT gene encoding nicotinate-nucleotide--dimethylbenzimidazole phosphoribosyltransferase translates to MPRSATGLPFDDIRDLVAAMPVADEAALAAIRERDRQLTKPAGSLGRIEAIVEWLGAWQGRAVPEVRRPLVAIFAGNHGVTRHGVSAFPASVTQQMVENFAAGGAAINQICIAYDLGLKVFDLALDLPTGDITVEPALDEAACAATMAFGMEATAGGIDLLVLGEMGIGNTTIAAAVSAGLFGGLASDWVGPGTGLDAEGIARKVAVVEAALAFHTGHLDDPLEVLRRLGGRELAAIAGAILAARMSRIPVLIDGYVASAAAAVLWRLDHHALDHCEFGHLSAEPAHARLLARMGRQPLLDLGMRLGEGSGAALAAGLVKAAAQIHSGMATFAQAGVADRAE, encoded by the coding sequence ATGCCCCGATCCGCCACCGGACTTCCCTTCGACGATATTCGCGATCTCGTCGCGGCGATGCCCGTTGCCGACGAGGCGGCGCTGGCGGCGATCCGCGAGCGCGACCGCCAGCTTACCAAGCCGGCCGGTTCGCTGGGGCGGATCGAGGCCATCGTCGAATGGCTGGGCGCCTGGCAGGGAAGGGCGGTTCCCGAGGTCCGCCGGCCATTGGTGGCGATCTTCGCCGGCAATCATGGCGTCACGCGCCATGGTGTTTCGGCCTTCCCCGCCTCCGTCACGCAGCAGATGGTCGAGAATTTCGCCGCTGGCGGCGCCGCGATCAACCAGATCTGCATCGCCTATGATCTAGGCCTCAAGGTCTTCGATCTGGCGCTCGATCTGCCGACCGGCGACATCACGGTCGAGCCGGCGCTGGACGAAGCGGCCTGCGCCGCGACCATGGCGTTCGGCATGGAAGCCACAGCCGGTGGCATCGATCTCCTCGTGCTCGGCGAGATGGGCATCGGCAATACGACGATCGCGGCCGCGGTGTCGGCCGGGCTCTTCGGCGGCCTGGCTTCGGATTGGGTCGGTCCGGGAACCGGGCTCGATGCGGAGGGCATCGCGCGCAAGGTGGCGGTGGTCGAGGCCGCGCTCGCCTTCCACACCGGCCATCTGGACGATCCGCTCGAGGTGCTGCGGCGCCTTGGCGGACGCGAGCTCGCAGCGATTGCGGGCGCCATTCTCGCCGCGCGCATGAGCCGAATCCCTGTCCTGATCGACGGCTATGTTGCGAGCGCCGCTGCGGCGGTGCTCTGGCGGCTCGATCATCATGCGCTGGACCATTGCGAGTTCGGCCATCTCTCGGCCGAGCCCGCGCATGCCCGGCTCCTGGCGCGGATGGGCCGGCAGCCGCTGCTCGATCTCGGCATGCGGCTCGGCGAGGGCAGCGGCGCGGCTCTGGCGGCTGGCCTGGTCAAGGCAGCGGCGCAGATCCATTCCGGCATGGCAACCTTCGCGCAGGCGGGGGTCGCTGATCGCGCCGAATAG